CGATATACTCAACTTTGGATGTAGGTCTCTGCAGCTCTTGATGCTCTTATTGACATTAGTGGTGGGAAAGTTAACATCCATGTATTAATGGCTCTAGCGGCATTTGCTTCAGTATTTATGGGGAATGCCTTAGAAGGAGGGTTACTTCTTGCCATGTTTAATTTGGCTCATATAGGTAAGCCATGCACAATCACGTTTAAGAATAGCTTAttgttttggaaaaaaaattgattatataACACTGGGATGACTGCAGCTGAAGAGTACTTCACCAGCCGTTCAATGATTGATGTTAAAGAGTTGAAGGAAAATCATCCCGAATCTGCTCTTGTGCTGGATATGAATGAAGATAGACTTCCTAACACAACCGATTTGGCATACAAAAGGGTTCCTGTACATAATATAGAAGTGGGATCCTATGTTTTGGTTGGAGCTGGTGAGGTATGTGATGCTAATTTTATTCATGTCAGTTTTGTTTGTTGGAATAGTAAGCTAGAATGTTCAAATTCTGAGGTGAAAGGAGTATAATATAGAATTGATTGTTGCTTTCGTAGGATTTATATTCTCTGAACCTAGTGAAAGTCTAGCTGTTGATCAATTAACTTTAAATGCATCTTATGTTCTGAAACTTTTCATATTAATGTGAGTTCTTGACTAGCATTACTATGTCTCTTAACACTAAAAAATCTATCCATGTGCCTGGACTATCATATGGATGCCTTTTTGCTACTTGAATGATGGTCTGAAAACAATTTCAAGACTGAAAATGTTGCCAATGTGATGGACTATCAAATGAATGGGTTTATCTATCTTTAAGAATTATGGTGTGAAAACATTAATCCTCTGTTGTAATAGATGTCGAGTGGTTACTCATCAATATTGTGATTTTTGGATGATGttattgaaaaagaaagaaaaatacacAAACACTCAtacgtatataaatatatatatatatacatatttgtagCTTTCTGAATTCATTTAGCGAGGTTCTAGCTCTGTCTGTGTTCTTTTCATTTCACTTAATTTAATCATTTCTCTTAGTTTGCCATTGTAAGTTACAAAGCGTTTTTTTTAAGTCATTATGTTAATTAGTAGATACAGAGATCTTATATGGAAATTAAGTTTATGAACACTAATAACTGATACTTGGAATGAAAGCATCTTAATTGAAGCTGTTATTGTGATTAGTCTGTGCCTGTAGACTGTGAAGTTTTTCAAGGCAATGCAACCATTACTATCGAACACTTGACGGGTGAAGTCAAACCTTTAGAGATTAAAGCTGGAGACAGGATTCCTGGTGGAGCAAGAAATTTGGATGGTAGGATAATTGTGAAGGTATGTTTATGGATTTTCTCATAGATATATAACACAATGAAGGGAGAATTGGTGTCAATATTTATGTGTGTTTTCCTCTGATAATTGGATTTGCAAATCATAGCTTAAACCGATTGTTTTCCATTATACAATGTCCTATTCTATAATCTTTAGTTGCACGTTACAAGAAATTTACTGATTTGCCAATACCTCATGAAAATGGATGGAAGCATGATGTTTGATAGGAATATAGGAGGATTTggcaattttattaaatttataaagaTTATGGTGCCAGTAGTCTGTTTGTTTATGATGAAGGTGCTTGGGTGCTGAAAGAAATGAGATGGTGATATTTTTCATAAATATCcttttgttgttttttaatttGTTAAAATCGTTTCTGATTCAGGCTACAAAAACGTGGAAAGAGTCAACACTCAGCAAGATAGTACAATTGACTGAAGAAGCACGCTTGAATAAACCAAAGCTTCAAAGGTGGCTTGACCAATTTGGTGAGCAATACAGCAAGGTTGTCGTAGTCTTGTCTGTAGCTATTGCTCTCATTGGTCCATTTCTCTTCAAGTGGCCATTCTTTGGAACATCAGGTAGTATTTAGTTTATACAGTGCCCTCATTAACTCTAATACTATCTATTACATTCTCTTGACGTACCCCATTATGggatttaaaattttatgaaaCACCTACTCTTACCTTAAAATGGTCCTTTTTTATTTGTTGGTTTCAATCAGAGCTCagctttaactttttttttaaaaaaaaattgtaacatctCTAATTTTCAGTACTTTCAAAAAATTGCTTCTTGTTgttcatatataatatatattacatgcatatatatactgTAAAGAAATGTTGAGTTGGTCTTCCAACTAGAAGGTGTCAAgataaaaaatattcaaatacTTGATCTGTTACATGtatattctttctttttcttgttttttaaTGGTTGACTTTCGAGTTAACTTGTGAATTCCTATTCATGCAGCTCTTTTTTTTCCTCCCTAATTTGCACTGTCAGGGAAATTTTCATCTTCTGTTTGATTGATATATGGTTAATCATTTTAGCTTGTAGAGGTTCGGTGTACAGGGCATTGGGcctcatggtggcagcatcaccATGTGCTTTGGCTGTAGCTCCGTTGGCATATGCTACTGCAATCAGTTCCTGTGCAAAAAAGGTATGTTTTGGCCAGAGTCGAGAATATCTGAATTTCGCTTGATTTTTAAATCACAagctttttattctttttcataGGGAATATTGCTGAAAGGCGGGCATGTACTAGATGCTCTATCTTCTTGTCATACCATTGCATTTGACAAAACCGGGACGTTGACAACAGGGAAACTAGCATTCAAAGCAATTGAACCAATTTATGGACATCAGGCTGGAAACAATAACTCAAATTTGACTACCTGCTGTATCCCGAACTGTGAGAAAGAAGCTCTTGCAGTTGCAGCTGCCATGGAGAAGGGTACCACTCATCCTATCGGAAGGTAGCGTCACTGGACCATAGAATTTACTTTTCACAGTAGCTTTTTGGTCTGTAATCTTTAAATTATTTACTCATATTGGCTGTATCACTACTGCCTTATCATTTAATATCTCGATTTTCTGATCCATGCTCTGTGGGGTTGCATTGGTTGAGAGAAATGAATAAACAAGATCTCCATAATACACGATCTCAACAAGAATCCATAGAGAATCAATTAAAGCATATAACAAGATATCCTACTTTTGATTTCCTCCACAAGAACATGTTGATAGGAAATTGACAAACCCAAGATGAACGGAAATAGAAGTTTAATCGGAGGGCTTTTCTGGCCTTTAATGATTTTATAATAGTCATTAGTATGAATTTCTACACATATTTATATTGTGACGGTGGTTTTCTATCTCGTTTGTTTCAGGGCTGTGGTAGACCATAGTGTTGGGAAAGACCTTCCTTCTGTCTCAGTTGAGAGTTTTGAGTATTTTCCAGGAAGAGGTCTCATCGCTACTCTCAATAGCCTTGAGGTAAGTCCTATTTATGTAATGGAATATGATGCCATCTAGCTGATAAGAAAATAATCttgcttttattttttttcccaaATAATTGTATTTAGATTCATGATTGCTGCTTACTTGCTTAGGCATTTGTTATCCACACAAATTCTTGTAGAGATTTTCATCAGCCATgtatattttttgtgtttttttcttTAAATGGTGACACCTTGTGCCTTTTTTCATTTCTAAACTCATGGTAATGAACACACATCAACCAATATAAGAGTGTAATGGATGGTTGTGCCAAGcatttcaaaacaaaaaaaattgatggtTGTGCCAACACGTATCCATTTCACTCCGCtcttttttatgtttatttatattaCTCTTAGTCTTATTATTGtttcttttaaattctttatgcgctttttctttatttattgatCAAGTGATTTACATTCATTTAAAGTTATTACAGTCAGAAGCTGGAGATTGTAAATTGTTGAAAGCGTCACTTGGCTCTGTTGATTTTATCACCTCACGTTGTAAATCTAAAGGTGATTCAATAAAGATCGAGGATGCTGTTAGTGCATCGTCATATGGAAGTGAATTTGTTCGTGCTGCACTTTCAGTCAATGAAAAGGTGATGTTACAACAACAGTGCTATTTTTGTCTATTTTAAAATCTGCAATACCAATGCTTAAATTTTAGTTCTTATCATTATCCGAAGTTAATACCAAAGAATAGGAAATTACATTAAAGGGaaatcaaaatcattaaataaTTTACAAAAACCATAGTCAGAAAAAAGTAGTTTCCTTCTAGTAGAAACTTCATTTTTTAATCACATTTCTCTCAAATCGATGGTTCACTAAATTGAAGCTCTTCACGAGTCTTCAGGTCACTCTTATTCACCTTGAAGATAGACCGCGACCTGGTGTTGTAGATGTCATAACAGAACTACAAGACCAAGGAAAGCTTCGTGTGATGATGTTAACTGGTGACCACAAATCAAGTGCATGGAGAGTTGCAAATGCTGTGGGCATCAATGAAGTTTATTGCAGCCTAAAGCCTGAGGACAAGCTCAGTCATATCAAGGAAATTTCAAGAGATACGGCTAAGTCATCTGGTCAGCACTCCACCAGTTCACTAAAATATCTTCACATCCCAATTTAAGTTATAGCTGGTGTCACATATTTCTAAATCCTATCGATGTAAAACCGTGTTGGTAACGCTCAATTCACATATTTTTTATCACAGGGGGTGGTCTAATAATGGTTGGCGAAGGAATTAACGACGCCCCAGCACTTGCTGCTGCCACTATAGGAATCGTCCTTGCCCAGCGTGCTAGTGCAACTGCTATAGCCGTTGCTGATGTGCTATTGCTACGGGACAATATTTCCGGGGTACCATTCTGCATAGCCAAGTCCAGGCAAACAACTTCACTGGTACCTGCTAATCTCTAGACTCTCTCTAGTAATGTATCCTTTGTTATTTGTTTCCGGCAGCGTTACTGACTCCATATTTCCATTCAGGTTAAGCAAAACGTTGCCCTCGCTTTATCTTGTATAGTCATGGCCGCGCTTCCATCAGTTATGGGGTTTCTTCCACTATGGTTAACGGTAAGGATCTTTTGTATTATCTCAAGTCTAATAATCTCAGTGCCAGTTGTGTTTTCTTTGGATTTATATATAAGACAACTTTCAATAATGAGGTTAGGTATTGCAAGAGCACTCCCATAATTGGAACTATATGTACTAGTCGTTTTACCAAAACTAAAACAGATTCTTTTTCCATTTCATTTCAGTCCTTAATCTTCAGAAAATCACTATATTAACTAATAATTTAATGGTTGGTATTATTTGATTACTGTCCAGGTACTTTTACACGAAGGTGGTACTCTACTAGTGTGCCTCAACTCAATAAGAGCTCTAAACGACCCCACATGGTCTTGGAGGCATGATTTTTTGCATTTTCTCCATGAACTCAAATCAAGGCTCAACCTTTTAAAACAACCTAATATCCAAACTGCTGCTCCTCCTCTATGACACTGGGTACTACTTGGTTTTGGTCCTTTTATTTATTCTGTCGTACAATTCTTTTTAATCTATTTatacaaaaaggaaaaaaaataaaataaaaaagagcaAAAGATCAAGCTAAATTTCAAATCTAGATGTATGACAAAGAGAAGGGCCAGAATCCCCATACAAAGTATTCTTTTTTAGGAATCTAATCCTCTAACCTGTAAAAAGAAAGCCATTGTTTTCTGTGTCATTTCCTCAACTAAAAAAATTCACAGTGGATCGTTATGGCCTTTGCCgttaaaaaaacacacacacaaacactGTACTTTAGACACTTGCATtattataacatataaaaacaggTTCATCGATTCAAACTACAGCTAAAAATATCTCAACAACGACATTCAACAATAATAAACTTTACATAATATGGGAATGAGCTAAGCTTAGGATCCTAGTGGAGAATATTATAAAGCCAACTTACAATATTTTTATTACTAAAATGATTGGTTCGTTTGGGTGGCGGCTGGGATTATTTACAAAGTTGGTTgagtttcttttctttcttttctaacTGCATAGACTAAACCTAACCTAAAAACGGTACTTAGAAAACGTTATCAGTTAAAAGAACTGTTCAAGAGTCCCAAAACAATCTAAAAATGTAAATTTGAGCGAAACTTGTGTGGTTTAATCTTTCCCAACTGTATCAGATCTTATATCTTCAACTACCTTTTAGTTATGGTTAGGACCCTAACCGTTTTAATGGTTTTGCTTCAATTTTTCAACAAACCATCACGAACAAGAAAATAAATCATGCTGTTAGTTAGTTACGTAACGCTCTTGTCCATTGTTATCTAAAT
The genomic region above belongs to Humulus lupulus chromosome 1, drHumLupu1.1, whole genome shotgun sequence and contains:
- the LOC133812827 gene encoding probable cadmium/zinc-transporting ATPase HMA1, chloroplastic isoform X2 encodes the protein METLQYSIGVGKYNNSLLLSRKGRNRVNSPKPIVFRQALYFSSIRFKNFPSSSLNFSNLRCSVVAADHGHHHHHEEDHNHDRHHHHHHHCGDCGGGSSDLAAAQKAVLRFAKAVKWTDLANFLREHLYMCCGSTALLLAAAVCPHLLPKTVAKPLQNAFILVAFPLVGVSAALDALIDISGGKVNIHVLMALAAFASVFMGNALEGGLLLAMFNLAHIAEEYFTSRSMIDVKELKENHPESALVLDMNEDRLPNTTDLAYKRVPVHNIEVGSYVLVGAGESVPVDCEVFQGNATITIEHLTGEVKPLEIKAGDRIPGGARNLDGRIIVKATKTWKESTLSKIVQLTEEARLNKPKLQRWLDQFGEQYSKVVVVLSVAIALIGPFLFKWPFFGTSACRGSVYRALGLMVAASPCALAVAPLAYATAISSCAKKGILLKGGHVLDALSSCHTIAFDKTGTLTTGKLAFKAIEPIYGHQAGNNNSNLTTCCIPNCEKEALAVAAAMEKGTTHPIGRAVVDHSVGKDLPSVSVESFEYFPGRGLIATLNSLESEAGDCKLLKASLGSVDFITSRCKSKGDSIKIEDAVSASSYGSEFVRAALSVNEKVTLIHLEDRPRPGVVDVITELQDQGKLRVMMLTGDHKSSAWRVANAVGINEVYCSLKPEDKLSHIKEISRDTAKSSGGGLIMVGEGINDAPALAAATIGIVLAQRASATAIAVADVLLLRDNISGVPFCIAKSRQTTSLVKQNVALALSCIVMAALPSVMGFLPLWLTVLLHEGGTLLVCLNSIRALNDPTWSWRHDFLHFLHELKSRLNLLKQPNIQTAAPPL
- the LOC133812827 gene encoding probable cadmium/zinc-transporting ATPase HMA1, chloroplastic isoform X3, producing the protein METLQYSIGVGKYNNSLLLSRKGRNRVNSPKPIVFRQALYFSSIRFKNFPSSSLNFSNLRCSVVAADHGHHHHHEEDHNHDRHHHHHHHCGDCGGGSSDLAAAQKAVLRFAKAVKWTDLANFLREHLYMCCGSTALLLAAAVCPHLLPKTVAKPLQNAFILVAFPLVGVSAALDALIDISGGKVNIHVLMALAAFASVFMGNALEGGLLLAMFNLAHIAEEYFTSRSMIDVKELKENHPESALVLDMNEDRLPNTTDLAYKRVPVHNIEVGSYVLVGAGESVPVDCEVFQGNATITIEHLTGEVKPLEIKAGDRIPGGARNLDGRIIVKATKTWKESTLSKIVQLTEEARLNKPKLQRWLDQFGEQYSKVVVVLSVAIALIGPFLFKWPFFGTSGKLAFKAIEPIYGHQAGNNNSNLTTCCIPNCEKEALAVAAAMEKGTTHPIGRAVVDHSVGKDLPSVSVESFEYFPGRGLIATLNSLELLQSEAGDCKLLKASLGSVDFITSRCKSKGDSIKIEDAVSASSYGSEFVRAALSVNEKVTLIHLEDRPRPGVVDVITELQDQGKLRVMMLTGDHKSSAWRVANAVGINEVYCSLKPEDKLSHIKEISRDTAKSSGGGLIMVGEGINDAPALAAATIGIVLAQRASATAIAVADVLLLRDNISGVPFCIAKSRQTTSLVKQNVALALSCIVMAALPSVMGFLPLWLTVLLHEGGTLLVCLNSIRALNDPTWSWRHDFLHFLHELKSRLNLLKQPNIQTAAPPL
- the LOC133812827 gene encoding probable cadmium/zinc-transporting ATPase HMA1, chloroplastic isoform X1 — encoded protein: METLQYSIGVGKYNNSLLLSRKGRNRVNSPKPIVFRQALYFSSIRFKNFPSSSLNFSNLRCSVVAADHGHHHHHEEDHNHDRHHHHHHHCGDCGGGSSDLAAAQKAVLRFAKAVKWTDLANFLREHLYMCCGSTALLLAAAVCPHLLPKTVAKPLQNAFILVAFPLVGVSAALDALIDISGGKVNIHVLMALAAFASVFMGNALEGGLLLAMFNLAHIAEEYFTSRSMIDVKELKENHPESALVLDMNEDRLPNTTDLAYKRVPVHNIEVGSYVLVGAGESVPVDCEVFQGNATITIEHLTGEVKPLEIKAGDRIPGGARNLDGRIIVKATKTWKESTLSKIVQLTEEARLNKPKLQRWLDQFGEQYSKVVVVLSVAIALIGPFLFKWPFFGTSACRGSVYRALGLMVAASPCALAVAPLAYATAISSCAKKGILLKGGHVLDALSSCHTIAFDKTGTLTTGKLAFKAIEPIYGHQAGNNNSNLTTCCIPNCEKEALAVAAAMEKGTTHPIGRAVVDHSVGKDLPSVSVESFEYFPGRGLIATLNSLELLQSEAGDCKLLKASLGSVDFITSRCKSKGDSIKIEDAVSASSYGSEFVRAALSVNEKVTLIHLEDRPRPGVVDVITELQDQGKLRVMMLTGDHKSSAWRVANAVGINEVYCSLKPEDKLSHIKEISRDTAKSSGGGLIMVGEGINDAPALAAATIGIVLAQRASATAIAVADVLLLRDNISGVPFCIAKSRQTTSLVKQNVALALSCIVMAALPSVMGFLPLWLTVLLHEGGTLLVCLNSIRALNDPTWSWRHDFLHFLHELKSRLNLLKQPNIQTAAPPL